One region of Juglans regia cultivar Chandler chromosome 4, Walnut 2.0, whole genome shotgun sequence genomic DNA includes:
- the LOC108983851 gene encoding protein YIPF5 homolog, with translation MMKKEFAVPPVVFPSGGNPGAGSVVQQRRVPTAPFQPPRPAASGIPFMSFDIGSATTSTPSASIYGGPIVGGVGAPGGASFEDEEPLLDELGIHPDQIWKKTRAILNPFRVNPTVHKDSDLSGPILLYMCLCLFQLLAGKIQFGVILGWIVVSSIFLYVVFNMLAGRNGNLKLHTCTSLVGYCMLPVVIFSAVSLFLPQAGAVRFAIASVFVFWATRVCTGLMGALADGGDEHRGLIAYACFLIYTLFSLLVIF, from the coding sequence ATGATGAAGAAGGAATTCGCGGTGCCGCCGGTGGTATTCCCGTCCGGGGGAAACCCAGGGGCAGGCAGCGTCGTCCAGCAACGGCGGGTTCCGACTGCGCCGTTTCAGCCTCCTCGCCCCGCCGCCTCTGGCATCCCTTTCATGTCTTTTGATATCGGGTCCGCGACGACCTCCACCCCCTCCGCCTCGATCTACGGTGGTCCCATCGTCGGCGGAGTCGGCGCCCCCGGTGGAGCAAGCTTCGAGGACGAGGAGCCGTTGCTGGACGAGCTCGGCATACACCCGGACCAAATCTGGAAGAAAACCAGGGCGATCCTCAACCCGTTCCGCGTCAATCCAACCGTGCACAAGGACTCAGACCTGTCCGGCCCGATACTCCTCTATATGTGCCTCTGCCTCTTCCAGCTACTCGCCGGGAAGATCCAGTTCGGCGTCATACTTGGCTGGATCGTCGTTTCCTCTATCTTTCTTTACGTGGTGTTCAACATGCTGGCAGGAAGGAACGGTAACCTCAAGCTGCACACTTGTACGAGCTTGGTTGGCTACTGCATGCTTCCCGTGGTGATCTTCTCGGCCGTGTCGCTGTTCCTGCCCCAAGCAGGTGCGGTCAGGTTCGCGATAGCCTCGGTCTTCGTTTTCTGGGCGACGAGGGTCTGCACGGGTCTCATGGGCGCGCTTGCCGATGGCGGCGATGAGCATCGCGGACTGATAGCGTATGCGTGTTTCTTGATTTACACCCTGTTCTCGCTGCTtgttatattctag